The DNA region TGTCGCACACGGCGTGGGCCGGGTCGCTTCCGATGCCCCCACGGGCCGCCTCGAACAGTTCCTCGATCTGGAAGGCCACCCGGCGGGCCGCCCGGATGGCGTCGGGGTAGCTGCTGGTCCTAAGGGAGCGATTGATGTGGGTCCGGCCCAGAACCGCCTGGAGGTCGGCCGGAACCCGCGTCCGGAACTGCCAGACGGCTCCCCGGATCCACAGCCCTGTGGGACGCCGCTTGGGCGACAGGAATGTGCGACACCCCGGATGGGCTGAAACGGCGGATTTTGAAGGCGATGAAGACGATTCGGCCGACGCCGCGTGCAACAGGGCGGTGTCACACCGCGGGGAATTCCGCCGCTTCCGGGCGAATTCCTGTGTTGCATCAATGTCTTGGGGGTGATTGGTGGAGCCGAGGAGGATCGAACTCCCGACCTACGCATTGCGAACGCGTCGCTCTCCCAGCTGAGCTACGGCCCCACACAAACACCGTCGCGTCTTCGTCGCTCCGGCGTGGCGCGGTTATTGTCCATGACGGGGGGGGCTGTCAAGCGCTCTGTTCGGAAAAAATGCAGCGGATGATCGGGGGCGCCGGCCGGCGCTTCCGAACCCGCCGTACTGGACAGCCCTTGCCGCTTATGCTTAGGGTGCCCGGAAAAGGCTGGCGCCCGCTTCGCAGTGCGCTGCGCGCGGCCGTCGCAAAGAACCGCCATGGAGCTGGCCCGGCATGATCGCGCTGTATTTGCTCATCAACACCATCCTGGATCTGTTCTTTTGGATCCTCATCCTGTCGGCCATCCTCAGCTGGCTGGTCGCCTTCAACGTGGTGAACACGCGCAACCGCGCGGTCTATCTGATCGGCGATTTCCTGTACCGGGTGACCGAGCCGGTGCTGCGCCCGATCCGCCGTGTCCTGCCCAACATGGGCGGGCTCGACCTGTCGCCGATCGTGGTGCTGCTGGCGATCTCCTTCATCCAGAACCTGCTGGCCCAGTACTGGCCGCGCATGTGATGGCGATGCCGTCCCCGTTCGAGGCCGTCGCCGACGGCCTGCGGGTGGCGCTGCGGGTGACGCCCAAGGCGTCGCGCAACGCGGTCACCGGGCTGGCGGAGACGGCAGGGGGCGGCAGGGTCCTGAAGGTGGCGGTCACGACCGTGCCGGAAAACGGCAAGGCCAACGAGGCCGTCATAAAACTGTTGTCGAAAGCGTGGAAAGTGCCGAAGACCAGCCTGACGGTGGTGGCCGGCGCCACCGATCGGAACAAGATACTGCATGTGGCCGGCGACCCGGCGGCTCTGCTGCCGCGGCTGTCGGCCCTGATCGACGATGTGGGCAGCGAGGGTGGAGAGTAGCATGGCGGACGCAAGGATCATCGACGGCAAGGCCTTCGCGGCCGGCCTGCGTGCGCGGGTGGCGGACGGGGTGGCGGCGCTGAAGGCAAGCCACGGCGTCACCCCCGGTCTGGCCGTCGTGCTGGTCGGCGAGGATCCGGCGAGCCAGGTCTATGTCCGCTCCAAGGAGCGGGCGCTGGTCGACCTCGGCATGAACAGCTTCGACCACCATGAGCCGGCCGACATGGCCGAATCCGACCTGCTGGCGCTGATCGACCGGCTGAACGCCGATCCGGCCGTGCATGGCATCCTGGTCCAGCTGCCGCTGCCGCGCCACATCGACAGCCAGAAGGTGCTGGGCCGCATCGTGCCGGAGAAGGACGCCGACGGCTTCCACATCGTCAATGCCGGCCTGCTCGCCACCGGCCAGCCGGGCGCCATCGTGCCCTGCACCCCGCTGGGCAGCCTGCTGCTGATCCGCGACACGCTGGGCCGCGACCTGAAGGGCAAGCGCGCGCTGGTGCTGGGCCGCTCCAACATCGTCGGCAAGCCGATGGCCCAGCTGCTGCTGCAGGCCGACTGCACGGTGACGATGGCCCATTCCCGCACCGCCGACCTTCCCGGCGAATGCCGCCGTGCCGACATCCTGGTCGCGGCGGTCGGCCGGCCGGAGATGGTGCGCGGCGACTGGATCAAGCCCGGCGCCACCGTGATCGACGTCGGCATCAACCGCGTGCCGGCGGCCGAGCCGGGCAAGACCCGGCTGGTCGGCGACGTCGCCTTCGACGAGGCGGTCAAGGTGGCGGGCGCCATCACGCCGGTTCCGGGCGGCGTCGGCCCGATGACCATCGCCTGCCTGATGCTGAACACGCTGGCCGCCGCCTGCCGCGCCGCCGGCGCGCCGGTACCGGAAGAGGCGGCCGCCCTGGGGAACGCCCAAGGGAACGCCCAACTGAACGCCCAGGGGATGGCGCGGTGATCACGGTCCACGCCCGCGCCGAAGACGGGCGGGTGGTGCGCCAGCCGCTGGAGCTGGGCGAGGAGCTGCCGGCCGGCGCCGTCTGGATCGATCTTCTGCGCCCGACGGAAGCGGAGCGCGGCCATGTCGGCGCGCTCACCGGCTGCGACCTGCCGACGCGCGAGGAGATGAAGGAGATCGAGGCCTCCAGCCAGCTCTATGTCGAGGGCGAGGCGCTCTACATGACCTCCTCCATCATCTCGCGCGCCACCTCGCCCCATCCCGAACAGGGCGAGCTGACCTTCGTGCTGACGCCGCGCCACCTGATCACGCTGCGCTACACCGAACCGCTGCCCGTCATCACCTTCGCCGCCCGCAGCGTCCGCCAGCCCGAGCTGCTGGCGACGGGGGAGAGCGCACTGTTCGGCCTGCTCGACGCGGTGATCGACCGGGTCGCCGACGTGCTGGAGCTGGTCGGCGGCCGCATCGACGAGCTGTCGGCCCGCATCTTCGACGATTCGCTCGACGGCGGCGGTTTCGGCAAGGCGGCGAAGAAGCCGGACGAGTTGCAGGACGTGCTGCGCGGCATCGGCCGGGCCGGCGACCTCACCCACAAGGTGCGCGACAGCCTGGCCGGGCTGGACCGGCTGGTGGTGTTCCTGACCTCGGCCAGCGGCGGCCGGCTGAGCAAGGACCAGAAGACGGCGCTGAAGACGATGACGCGCGACCTGCGCTCGCTGACCGAACATGCCGGCTTCCTGGCGCATGAGGCGAACTTCCTGCTCGACGCGACGCTGGGCCTGATCAACATCGAACAGAACGCCATCATCAAGATCTTCTCGGTTGTGTCGGTGGCGCTGATGCCGCCCACCCTGATCGCGTCGGCCTACGGCATGAATTTCAGGCACATGCCGGAACTGGACTGGGACTTCGGCTATCCCATGGCCATCCTGCTGATGGTATTGTCGGCGGTGGTTCCCCTCTGGTACTTCCGCCGGCGCGGCTGGCTCTAAGCAGGGAAAACACGCCGATGCCGACCATCCTGCCCGACGCCGCCCTCGACGCGCTGCTGGCGCAGGATGTCCCCTACGGCGACCTGACCACCGAGTCGCTCGCCATCGCCGGCCGGCCCGCCCGCATGCTGTTCGCCGCCCGCGGCGCCATGGTGCTGGCCGGGACGGAGGAGGCGGCGCGGCTGGTGGAGAAGGCCGGCGGCCACATCCTGCGCGTCGAGCCCAGCGGCGCGGCGGCGGAGGCCGGGGCGGTCTTCCTGGAGGCCGCCGGCACCGCCGGATCGCTGCACCGCGCGTGGAAGGTGGCGCAGACGCTGGTCGAATACGCCTCCGGCATCGCCACCCGCGCCCGGCGGATCGTCGAGGCGGCCCCCGGCGTCACCGTCGCCTGCACCCGCAAGAACTTTCCAGGATCCAAGGATCTCAGCGTCAAGGCGGTGCAGGCGGGCGGCGCGGTGATGCACCGGCTCGGCCTGTCGGAAACGCTGCTGGTCTTCCCCGAGCACCGCGCCTTCCTGACCGGGGCGCCTTCGGAATGGATCGCCGCGCTGCGCCGCAAGGCCCCGGAAAAGAAGATCGTGGTGGAGGTCGGGTCGGTGGAGGAGGCGGTCGCCTTCGCCCGGGCCGGCGCCGACGTGATCCAGCTGGAAAAGCTGCCGCCCGCCGCCGCCCGCGCGGTGATCGAGGCGACGCAGGGCCTCGCTCCGCCGCCGGTGGTGGCGCCGGCCGGCGGCGTCACCGAAGCCAACGCCGCCGCCTATGCCGCGGCCGGCTGCCGTTTGCTGGTCACCTCGGCCCCCTTCTTCGGCCAGCCGGCCGATGTCAAGGTGACCCTGCTGCCGGCGTGACGGCAGGCCGCGGCCACTGAATGCAGCCGCTGGAATTCCTGAATTTGCGAGCGAAAGGGCTTCCGCAATACCTATGCGTGCGCCACAGTGGCGGCGCGGACGGGATGGCGGACTGGCCGCCATCCCCGCCGCTTACGAGGAGTGAAGAGGATGTCGCAAATCCTCAAGCTCCTGATCCTCGTACTGGAGATCGTCAAGCGTCTGCTTGACCTCTGCAGGTAAGGATCGGGCCGGCGGGCAGGGGGAAGAGAGCCCCTGCCCGCCAAGCCTGATATTGCCTCATCCACGCCCTTAGTCAACCGCCGGGACAGGAACGCTCAGGCCGCCAGACCGCCGCCCAGCTCGATGCGGACCTCGACCACGCCGGGCTCGTCCAGGTTCTCCTTGCGGACGAATCCCAGGGCGCGGCACATGTTCAGCATGTTGGTGTTCTCGCGCAGAACCTCGCCATAGACCTCCTTGATGCCGCGCGAGCGGGCATAGTCCAGGATCTTGTTCATCAGGATGAAGCCCAGCCCCTGCCCCTTCATGTCGGACCGCACCATCACCGCATATTCGGCGCGGCGGTTGTCCGGGTCGGCGGTGATGCGCACGACGCCGTACATGATGGTGTCGCCGGTCTGCGGGTCGGGGCCGACGGCGATCAACCCCATCTCGCGGTCATAGTCGATCTGGGTGAGCCGCGCCGCCGCCTGGTGCGACAGCCGCTTCAGGGGTGCGAAGAAGCGCAGGCGCAGGTCTTCCGCCGTCTGGTTCTCCACCAGATGATGCACCAGCGGCTCGTCCTCCGGCAGGATCGGGCGGACCAGGAACTGGCGGCCGTCCTTGATGGTGATGCGGTCCTCCAGCGCCTTGGGATAGGGGCGGATCGCCAGCCGCGCCGCGCCGGCCAGCGTCGGCACCCCGACCTTGATGCGGGCGTCCAGCGCCAGCACGCCGTCGGCGTCGGCCAGCAGCGGGTTGATGTCCAGCTCGGCGATCTCGGGAAAATCGACGACCAGCTGGCTGACCTTGTTCAGCGTCAGCGCCACCGCGTCCAGATCGACCGCCGCGCGCGAGCGGTAGCCCTGGAGCTGCCGGTGGATGCGGGTCCGGCCCATCTGCTCGGCCGCCAGCTTCATGTTCAGCGGCGGCAGGGCCAGCGCGTAATCCTCCACCACCTCCACCCCGATGCCGCCCTCGCCGAACAGCAGGACCGGGCCGAACATCTCGTTCTCGGTCATGCCGACGATCAGCTCGTAGGCGTCGGGGCGAACGGCCATCTCCTGCACGGTGAAGCCCTCGATCTTCGCCTCGGGCGCCAGCTCGGCGACGCGGGCCAGCATCGCCTCGGCCTCCGCCTTCACCTCGTCCGGGCCGGACAGGCCGAGCGCCACGCCGCCGACGTCGGATTTGTGGGTGATGTCGTGCGACAGGATCTTCAGCGCGATCGGCCCGCCGATGACGCGGGCGGCGTTCGCCGCCTCCTCCGGCGTCTCGGCGACGCGGGTGTCGACCGCCGGGATGCCGTAGGCGGCCAGCACGCGCTTGGCCTCATATTCGCTGAGCCACTCGCGCTTCTCGGCCATGGCGCGGGAAACCACCTTCTTCACGGCGATCTCGTCGGGCTGGAAATCCTCGGCCACCGACGGCGGGGTTTCCATCAGCAGCTGCTGGCTGCGGCGGTAGCGCACCAGATGCATGAAGGCGCGCACCGCGTCCGACGGGCCGTTGTAGGTCGGGATGCGGCCGGCGGCGAACAGCTTGCGGGCCTCCATCGCCGACTGGTCGCCGATCCAGCTGGTCAGCACCGGGTGGCGGCGCGCCTTGTTGGCCTGCACCGTCTCGGCCACCGCCTGGGCGATGGCGGCGCTGTCGGTCAGCGCCGACGGGCAGTGCAGCACCAGCACCGCGTCGTTGCCGCTGTCCTGCATCAGCGCGTTCAGCGCCTCGGCATAGCGCTTGGGCGTGGCGTCGGCGCCGATGCGCAGCGGGTTGCGGAAGGGTGCGCCACCCGGCTGCCCCCCGCCCGGCGGCGAGCCGAGCGCCTTGGCCAGCGCGTCCTGCGTCTCAGGCGCCAGGGCGGCGAGCCGGCCGCGGGCCTGGATCAGCTTGTCGGTGGCCATCACCCCCATGCCGCCGCCGTTGGTCAGGATCGCCAGCCGGTCGCCGGTGATCGGCACCCCGGTGCCCAGCGTGCCGGCGGCGTCGAACAGCTCGGCCAGATCGTTGACCCGCAGCACGCCGGCGCGGCGGAACACCGCGTCATAGACGGCGTCCGACACCGCCAGCGCGCCGGTGTGTGACGCCGCGGCCTCCTGCGCCTCGTCCGAGCGGCCGGCCTTGATCACGATCACCGGCTTCTGGCGCGAGGCGGAACGGGCGGCCGACATGAATTTGCGGGCGTGCGTGATGCTCTCGATATAGAGCAGGATGGCGCGCACCGTGACGTCGCTGGCCAGATAGTCCAGCAGGTCGCCGAAATCGACGTCGCCGCGGTCGCCCAGCGACACCAGATGCGAGAAGCCGATGCCGCGCGAGGTCGCCCAGTCGGCGATGGAGGTCAGCACCATCGAGCTCTGCGCCACCAGCGCCACGTCGCCCTTGCGCGGCGCCACCGGCGCGAAGCTGGCGTTCATGCCGCGGGACGGCACCATGGCGCCCAGGCTGTTCGGGCCGA from Azospirillum thiophilum includes:
- a CDS encoding DUF167 family protein — encoded protein: MAMPSPFEAVADGLRVALRVTPKASRNAVTGLAETAGGGRVLKVAVTTVPENGKANEAVIKLLSKAWKVPKTSLTVVAGATDRNKILHVAGDPAALLPRLSALIDDVGSEGGE
- the modD gene encoding ModD protein; the encoded protein is MPTILPDAALDALLAQDVPYGDLTTESLAIAGRPARMLFAARGAMVLAGTEEAARLVEKAGGHILRVEPSGAAAEAGAVFLEAAGTAGSLHRAWKVAQTLVEYASGIATRARRIVEAAPGVTVACTRKNFPGSKDLSVKAVQAGGAVMHRLGLSETLLVFPEHRAFLTGAPSEWIAALRRKAPEKKIVVEVGSVEEAVAFARAGADVIQLEKLPPAAARAVIEATQGLAPPPVVAPAGGVTEANAAAYAAAGCRLLVTSAPFFGQPADVKVTLLPA
- a CDS encoding YggT family protein — its product is MIALYLLINTILDLFFWILILSAILSWLVAFNVVNTRNRAVYLIGDFLYRVTEPVLRPIRRVLPNMGGLDLSPIVVLLAISFIQNLLAQYWPRM
- a CDS encoding bifunctional acetate--CoA ligase family protein/GNAT family N-acetyltransferase, with amino-acid sequence MTVRNLDKLFKPASIALIGASRKPGTVGAVVARNLFQAGFDGPVMPVNATERAVEGVLTYKTVDSLPIAPDLGVICTAPDTVAATIDALGKRGTKAAIVMTNGMTADQTQAMLDTAKPYLMRVLGPNSLGAMVPSRGMNASFAPVAPRKGDVALVAQSSMVLTSIADWATSRGIGFSHLVSLGDRGDVDFGDLLDYLASDVTVRAILLYIESITHARKFMSAARSASRQKPVIVIKAGRSDEAQEAAASHTGALAVSDAVYDAVFRRAGVLRVNDLAELFDAAGTLGTGVPITGDRLAILTNGGGMGVMATDKLIQARGRLAALAPETQDALAKALGSPPGGGQPGGAPFRNPLRIGADATPKRYAEALNALMQDSGNDAVLVLHCPSALTDSAAIAQAVAETVQANKARRHPVLTSWIGDQSAMEARKLFAAGRIPTYNGPSDAVRAFMHLVRYRRSQQLLMETPPSVAEDFQPDEIAVKKVVSRAMAEKREWLSEYEAKRVLAAYGIPAVDTRVAETPEEAANAARVIGGPIALKILSHDITHKSDVGGVALGLSGPDEVKAEAEAMLARVAELAPEAKIEGFTVQEMAVRPDAYELIVGMTENEMFGPVLLFGEGGIGVEVVEDYALALPPLNMKLAAEQMGRTRIHRQLQGYRSRAAVDLDAVALTLNKVSQLVVDFPEIAELDINPLLADADGVLALDARIKVGVPTLAGAARLAIRPYPKALEDRITIKDGRQFLVRPILPEDEPLVHHLVENQTAEDLRLRFFAPLKRLSHQAAARLTQIDYDREMGLIAVGPDPQTGDTIMYGVVRITADPDNRRAEYAVMVRSDMKGQGLGFILMNKILDYARSRGIKEVYGEVLRENTNMLNMCRALGFVRKENLDEPGVVEVRIELGGGLAA
- the folD gene encoding bifunctional methylenetetrahydrofolate dehydrogenase/methenyltetrahydrofolate cyclohydrolase FolD, coding for MADARIIDGKAFAAGLRARVADGVAALKASHGVTPGLAVVLVGEDPASQVYVRSKERALVDLGMNSFDHHEPADMAESDLLALIDRLNADPAVHGILVQLPLPRHIDSQKVLGRIVPEKDADGFHIVNAGLLATGQPGAIVPCTPLGSLLLIRDTLGRDLKGKRALVLGRSNIVGKPMAQLLLQADCTVTMAHSRTADLPGECRRADILVAAVGRPEMVRGDWIKPGATVIDVGINRVPAAEPGKTRLVGDVAFDEAVKVAGAITPVPGGVGPMTIACLMLNTLAAACRAAGAPVPEEAAALGNAQGNAQLNAQGMAR
- a CDS encoding magnesium transporter CorA family protein, producing the protein MITVHARAEDGRVVRQPLELGEELPAGAVWIDLLRPTEAERGHVGALTGCDLPTREEMKEIEASSQLYVEGEALYMTSSIISRATSPHPEQGELTFVLTPRHLITLRYTEPLPVITFAARSVRQPELLATGESALFGLLDAVIDRVADVLELVGGRIDELSARIFDDSLDGGGFGKAAKKPDELQDVLRGIGRAGDLTHKVRDSLAGLDRLVVFLTSASGGRLSKDQKTALKTMTRDLRSLTEHAGFLAHEANFLLDATLGLINIEQNAIIKIFSVVSVALMPPTLIASAYGMNFRHMPELDWDFGYPMAILLMVLSAVVPLWYFRRRGWL